A section of the Naumovozyma dairenensis CBS 421 chromosome 5, complete genome genome encodes:
- the SLY41 gene encoding Sly41p (similar to Saccharomyces cerevisiae SLY41 (YOR307C); ancestral locus Anc_8.785): MSETTTESITTKRRGSIHKNLYDDSLFQLPNANDISKMGLYNEYRNIPRHINHNHHRYRSQKTTTSRSYRNGLFNIEIPDLKSIKARQFIPEIDIKITILCLAWYITSSISSNLSKAILKGFKHPVALTELQFLISATLCIMFVSLLNLNEKFKKSADFNHRKLTCLNKIIDKFPEMIIPKYLNGSFQDSIINTFLKPNQIVIMTVFPMGLFQFVGHITSHNATALVPISIVHSVKALSPIATVGYYYFIKGGKKRADYNEYTFLTLSILIFGVIVTCWFTHNNTKKTNGAKTVISSSSLILGLIYSCISMIIFVAQNIFAKEMFNKKSNSYSTSHKKEYLPSTSIEHSATHTATKHIDKITILFYCSTIGFILTFIPFITGELIKKNNSVFHDLTLHILQLAIIHGVAHFIQALFAFQLIALLSSVNYSVANILKRIVIILVALSWESHVNWGQFLGLTFTLIGLYGYDKYGLVRL; encoded by the coding sequence ATGTCTGAGACCACTACAGAGTCAATTACGACGAAACGTCGTGGATCTATTCATAAAAACTTATATGACGATAGTCTTTTCCAACTGCCGAATGCTAATGATATATCCAAGATGGGACTATACAATGAATATAGGAACATCCCAAGACATATTAACCATAACCATCATCGGTATAGAAGCCAAAAAACTACCACTTCTCGATCATACCGTAATGGACTATTCAATATCGAGATTCCAGATTTAAAATCGATTAAGGCAAGACAATTTATACCAGAAATTGATATTAAGATTACGATTTTATGTCTAGCATGGTATATTACATCGTCCATTTCTAGTAATCTTTCTAAGGCCATCTTGAAGGGGTTTAAACATCCTGTTGCGTTAACTGAGTTACAATTTTTGATAAGTGCGACATTATGTATAATGTTCGTTAGCTTATTGAATCTAAATGAAAAGTTCAAGAAAAGTGCAGACTTCAATCATCGTAAGTTAACTTGTTTAAACAAAATCATAGACAAGTTTCCTGAAATGATTATACCGAAATATTTGAACGGTAGTTTCCAAGATAGTATTATTAACACTTTTTTGAAACCAAATCAAATAGTGATAATGACAGTTTTCCCCATGGGTCTATTCCAATTTGTCGGACATATTACATCCCATAATGCTACAGCATTAGTTCCAATCTCTATTGTTCATTCCGTTAAGGCATTATCTCCCATTGCGACTGttggatattattattttattaaaggTGGTAAGAAAAGAGCTgattataatgaatatacATTTCTTACGTTgtcaattttaatatttggaGTTATAGTAACATGCTGGTTTAcacataataatacaaagaAAACTAATGGTGCAAAGACAGTGATCAGCAGTTCTTCATTGATACTAggtttaatatattcatgtATTTCCATGATAATTTTCGTTGCGCAAAATATATTTGCCAAGGAAATGTTTAACAAGAAAAGTAATTCATATTCAACATCTCataagaaagaatatttacCATCCACATCCATTGAACATTCCGCAACACATACTGCTACGAAACATATTGACAAGATcacaatattattttattgttCCACCATTGGGTTCATCTTGACATTTATTCCGTTCATAACAGGAGAattaatcaaaaaaaataatagtgTGTTCCACGATTTAACCCttcatattttacaattagCTATAATTCATGGTGTAGCACACTTCATTCAAGCTTTATTTGCGTTCCAATTGATTGCGTTATTAAGTTCAGTTAATTATTCTGTGGCAAACATACTGAAGCgaattgttattattttagtGGCACTATCTTGGGAATCTCATGTTAATTGGGGTCAATTCCTAGGACTGACATTTACTTTGATTGGATTATACGGTTATGATAAATATGGGCTGGTTAGATTGTAA